One window of Mesoplodon densirostris isolate mMesDen1 chromosome 15, mMesDen1 primary haplotype, whole genome shotgun sequence genomic DNA carries:
- the FOXN4 gene encoding forkhead box protein N4 yields the protein MIESDISSMMSGIIRNSGQNHHPSPQEYRLLAATSDDDLPGDLQSLSWLTAVDVPRLQQVTSGHVDLGGPSAPHAHPGALARTADLHLGAAPGPLLHGPAGMAPQGMLGLGHLTNHGASQMNQFPVGGQPASSLQDPPQLYSPTSQPQFPLPPGVQQCAPVGLYGSPFGARPPYPQPRMAVHSSQELHPKHYPKPIYSYSCLIAMALKNSKTGSLPVSEIYSFMKEHFPYFKTAPDGWKNSVRHNLSLNKCFEKVENKMSGSSSRKGCLWALNLARIDKMEEEMHKWKRKDLAAIHRSMANPEELDKLISDRPESCRRPGKPGEPEAPVLTHATTVAMAHSCLAVSQLPPQPLMTLSLQSVPLHHQAQPQAHLTPDSPAPAQTPPLHALPDLSPSPLPQPTVGRAPVDFVNISTDMNTEVDALDPSIMDFALQGNLWEEIKDEGFSLDTLGAFGDSPLGCELGASGLTPVSGGSDQSFPDLQVTGLYSTYSTPDSAATPAVTSSSQYLGAPGNKPIALL from the exons gctCCTGGCCGCCACCAGCGATGATGACCTTCCCGGGGACCTGCAATCACTGTCGTGGCTCACGGCCGTGGACGTGCCGAGGCTGCAGCAGGTGACGAGTGGCCATGTGGACCTGGGTGGCCCCAGTGCGCCACACGCGCACCCAG GTGCCTTGGCCAGGACAGCTGACCTGCACTTGGGAGCCGCCCCAGGTCCCCTGCTCCATGGCCCAGCTGGCATGGCCCCCCAAGGCATGCTGGGTCTGGGTCACCTGACCAACCATGGAGCCAGC CAAATGAACCAGTTCCCTGTGGGGGGCCAGCCTGCATCCAGCCTGCAGGACCCGCCACAGCTGTACTCTCCCACCTCCCAACCACAGTTCCCGCTACCCCCGGGCGTCCAGCAG TGCGCTCCTGTGGGCCTGTATGGTTCCCCGTTTGGGGCACGgcctccctacccccagccccgcATGGCTGTGCATTCATCTCAGGAACTGCACCCCAAACACTACCCCAAGCCCATCTATTCATACAG CTGTCTGATCGCCATGGCCCTGAAGAACAGCAAGACAGGCAGCCTGCCCGTGAGCGAGATCTACAGCTTTATGAAGGAGCACTTCCCTTACTTCAAG ACGGCTCCCGACGGCTGGAAGAACTCAGTGCGacacaacctgtccctgaacaagTGCTTTGAGAAGGTGGAGAATAAGATGAGCGGCTCCTCCTCGCGGAAGGGCTGCCTGTGGGCCCTGAACCTGGCCCGCATCGACAAGATGGAGGAGGAGATGCACAAGTGGAAGAGGAAGGACCTGGCCGCCATCCACCGGAGCATGGCCAACCCCG AGGAGCTGGACAAGCTGATCTCGGACAGGCCAGAAAGCTGCCGACGCCCTGGCAAGCCAGGGGAGCCTGAGGCCCCTGTGCTGACCCATGCCACCAcggtggccatggcccacagctGCCTGGCCgtctcccagctcccaccccagcCACTGATGACCCTGTCCCTGCAGTCGGTTCCCCTGCaccaccaggcccagccccaggcacATCTCACCCCAGActctcctgccccagcccagaCCCCACCCCTGCATGCCCTGCCGGACCTgagccccagccccctcccccagcccaccgTGGGAAGGGCACCTGTGGACTTCGTCAACATCAGCACTGACATGAACACCGAGGTGGACGCCCTGGACCCCAGCATCATGGACTTCGCTCTGCAGG GGAACCTCTGGGAGGAGATCAAGGATGAGGGCTTCAGCCTGGACACACTGGGCGCCTTCGGAGACTCCCCACTGGGCTGTGAGCTGGGGGCCTCGGGCCTGACCCCCGTCTCCGGCGGCAGTGACCAGTCCTTCCCAGACCTGCAGGTGACCGGTCTCTACAGCACCTACTCGACCCCGGACAGTGCGGCCACGCCAGCCGTCACCTCCTCCTCTCAGTACCTGGGAGCCCCGGGGAACAAGCCTATAGCCCTGCTTTGA